A window of the Rhodoferax sp. GW822-FHT02A01 genome harbors these coding sequences:
- a CDS encoding TRAP transporter large permease produces MSELGIGLSYGAATLVVMFSGMPIAFALGTVAVAFMYFFMPASSLDTVTQNVYEEMASITLLSIPLFILKGAAIGRSRAGKDLYSAIHAWLHKVPGGLGIANVFACALFAAMAGSSPATCSAIGSAGIPEMRRRGYSPGFAAGIIAAGGTLGILLPPSIVMILYAVAAEQSLGRLFLAGIGPGLLMVALFAGYAVVRARKEYKQALVIYQQGGPKSAYLEEEHFTMAQKVEMLPRVLPFLVLLLGVMVALYGGLATPSETAGLGGLLALGLVAVVYGLWRPKDLAPILGATLKESTMLMLIIGMSLLYSYVMSHLHISQSAAQWIVGMQLSKWVLLAVVLLMVIVLGFFLPPVSIILMTAPIILPPLKAAGFDLIWFGVVMTIVMEMGLIHPPVGLNIFVIKNVAPDIPLKDVIWGVMPFVALMFVAVFLLCAFPGIATGLPTLVMGAK; encoded by the coding sequence ATGAGCGAGTTAGGTATTGGCCTGTCCTACGGCGCGGCAACCCTGGTTGTCATGTTCTCCGGCATGCCCATCGCGTTTGCACTGGGCACGGTGGCGGTGGCGTTCATGTACTTCTTCATGCCGGCGTCCTCATTGGATACGGTGACGCAGAACGTGTACGAGGAGATGGCGTCCATCACCCTGCTGTCCATTCCCCTGTTCATCCTGAAGGGAGCGGCCATTGGCCGCTCCCGTGCCGGCAAGGACCTGTACTCGGCCATCCATGCCTGGCTGCACAAGGTGCCCGGCGGTCTGGGCATTGCCAATGTATTTGCCTGTGCGCTGTTTGCCGCCATGGCAGGCTCCAGCCCTGCCACCTGCTCGGCCATTGGCTCGGCTGGCATACCCGAGATGCGCAGGCGCGGCTATTCACCCGGCTTTGCCGCCGGCATCATCGCGGCCGGTGGCACCTTGGGCATTCTGCTGCCGCCGTCCATCGTGATGATTCTGTACGCCGTGGCGGCAGAGCAATCGCTGGGCCGCCTGTTCCTGGCGGGCATTGGCCCGGGCCTCTTGATGGTGGCCCTGTTTGCCGGCTATGCCGTGGTGCGTGCCCGCAAGGAGTACAAGCAGGCCTTGGTGATCTACCAGCAAGGCGGCCCCAAGTCTGCTTACCTGGAGGAAGAGCACTTCACCATGGCGCAGAAGGTAGAGATGCTGCCGCGGGTGCTTCCCTTTCTGGTCCTGCTGCTGGGTGTGATGGTTGCACTCTACGGTGGCCTGGCCACGCCGTCGGAAACCGCCGGTCTGGGCGGTCTGCTGGCGCTGGGTCTGGTGGCCGTGGTCTACGGGCTGTGGCGTCCCAAAGACCTCGCACCCATCCTGGGCGCCACGCTCAAGGAGTCCACCATGCTCATGCTCATCATCGGCATGTCGCTGCTCTACAGCTACGTGATGAGCCATCTGCACATCAGCCAGAGTGCCGCGCAGTGGATCGTGGGCATGCAGCTCTCCAAATGGGTGTTGCTGGCGGTAGTGTTGCTGATGGTCATCGTGCTGGGCTTCTTCCTGCCGCCTGTGTCCATCATCCTGATGACAGCGCCCATCATCCTGCCGCCGCTCAAGGCAGCTGGGTTTGATCTGATCTGGTTTGGCGTGGTGATGACCATCGTGATGGAAATGGGGCTGATCCATCCCCCTGTGGGGCTGAACATCTTTGTCATCAAGAACGTGGCGCCGGACATCCCTTTGAAGGATGTCATATGGGGTGTGATGCCGTTTGTCGCGCTGATGTTTGTTGCAGTGTTCCTGCTGTGCGCGTTTCCCGGCATCGCCACCGGCTTGCCGACCCTGGTGATGGGAGCCAAGTGA
- a CDS encoding DUF5666 domain-containing protein, protein MKKWLATIFVLAGLVLVACGGGAGGLGNLASGGDGGVGSGGTGISGGSVGYVAGFGSIYVNGTRYDISGVTPALADDTELRLGMSVKVTGTVSADFSTGVASSVESEVDARGQVSNLSTSLGSMQVQGLNIATDSETVYDGVAGLGSLVNGDWVKVYGQVSGSDPLRASRIEKLSSAPSGLVMSGAISQLDKTHQQFTLGSLTINYASAAFTGAIDANSISNGMVVRVRSSTAPVAGVLTASSIKLWYPLTLVEGAPLSVDGVIGAYAAPNSFKVLGYSVDASSATVSGGTVSTLANGVKVEVTGLVHNGILVASSVVIRQIPGVAGPARYTATGPIVQFVSAASFKVQGQAIDASGSVTYSGGTQAQLANQVKVKVVGSHVVNGVLIADTVTFNP, encoded by the coding sequence ATGAAAAAATGGCTGGCTACGATTTTCGTCCTGGCAGGCTTGGTACTTGTTGCCTGCGGAGGTGGCGCCGGCGGGCTTGGTAATCTGGCGTCCGGCGGCGACGGAGGTGTGGGCTCGGGCGGAACCGGAATATCCGGAGGAAGTGTCGGCTATGTGGCGGGCTTTGGCAGTATCTACGTCAACGGCACCCGCTACGACATCAGTGGCGTCACTCCTGCCTTGGCAGACGACACTGAACTTCGGCTGGGCATGTCGGTCAAGGTGACCGGCACTGTTTCAGCAGATTTTTCAACCGGCGTTGCCAGCAGCGTGGAGTCGGAGGTAGACGCACGTGGCCAGGTAAGCAATCTCAGCACTTCCTTAGGAAGCATGCAGGTGCAGGGGCTGAATATCGCCACCGATTCAGAAACCGTGTACGACGGCGTTGCTGGACTGGGGAGCCTGGTCAACGGCGACTGGGTGAAGGTGTACGGGCAGGTCTCCGGCAGCGACCCGTTGCGTGCGAGCCGCATTGAAAAGCTGTCCAGCGCGCCCAGTGGCTTGGTCATGAGCGGTGCGATCAGCCAACTTGACAAGACCCATCAGCAGTTCACTCTGGGAAGTCTCACCATCAATTACGCCTCGGCCGCATTCACTGGCGCCATCGATGCGAATTCCATCAGCAATGGCATGGTGGTGCGCGTACGTTCAAGCACGGCCCCCGTTGCCGGTGTACTGACTGCCAGCAGCATCAAGCTCTGGTACCCGCTGACACTGGTGGAAGGCGCACCACTCAGCGTGGATGGGGTGATTGGCGCTTACGCCGCTCCCAATTCATTCAAAGTGCTGGGGTATTCTGTGGACGCGTCGAGCGCGACAGTTTCCGGGGGAACCGTCAGCACGCTTGCCAACGGTGTGAAGGTGGAAGTGACGGGTCTAGTCCACAACGGCATTCTGGTGGCCAGCAGTGTGGTGATCCGTCAGATTCCGGGTGTGGCGGGGCCTGCGCGCTATACCGCCACCGGCCCTATCGTGCAGTTTGTTTCCGCTGCCAGCTTCAAGGTACAGGGGCAGGCCATTGATGCCAGCGGCAGTGTGACTTATAGCGGTGGAACCCAGGCCCAGTTGGCTAACCAGGTAAAAGTCAAGGTGGTAGGGTCCCATGTGGTGAACGGTGTCCTGATCGCCGACACTGTGACCTTCAATCCGTAA
- the mdcA gene encoding malonate decarboxylase subunit alpha — MNAPDAIWNRQAQGRAARLARAATALGTGLRGKQVDTALAVQLLGAVIESGDRVCLEGNNQKQADFLARTLTQLDPRAVHDLHMVQSVLALPEHLDVFDNGIASRLDFSFSGPQAGRLAKMVSAGQIQIGAIHTYLELFSRYFVDLTPRVSLVCAQAADAHGNLFTGPNTEDTPAIVEATAFKGGIVIAQVNEMLDTLPRVDIPGDWVDFVILAPNPNVIEPLFTRDPAQISEIQVLMAMMAIKGLYAEYGVQRLNHGIGFDTAAIELLLPTYAESLGLKGKICKHWALNPHPALIPAIEAGWVESIHSFGSELGMEAYVRARSDVFFTGADGSLRSNRAMCQAAGHYACDMFIGSTLQIDLNGHSSTATAGRIAGFGGAPNMGADARGRRHASPAWLKAGAEARQGRGGVHAMPRGQKLVVQMVETFREHMQPAFVETLDAWKLAEQAHMEIPPVMIYGDDVTHILTEEGIANLLLCRSDEEREQAIRGVAGFTPVGLGRDVRMVENLRDRGVIRRAEDLGIDKRDASRSLLAARSMRDLVRASGGLYSPPKRFRNW; from the coding sequence ATGAACGCACCCGATGCAATCTGGAACCGGCAGGCGCAGGGGCGCGCCGCCAGGCTGGCGCGTGCGGCCACAGCGCTGGGTACAGGACTGCGCGGCAAGCAGGTGGATACGGCCCTGGCGGTTCAGTTGCTGGGTGCCGTCATCGAGTCGGGTGACCGTGTCTGCCTGGAAGGCAACAACCAGAAGCAGGCGGACTTTCTGGCGCGCACGCTGACCCAGCTGGACCCGCGTGCCGTGCACGACCTGCACATGGTGCAGTCGGTGCTAGCCTTGCCCGAACATCTGGATGTGTTCGACAACGGCATCGCATCCCGGCTGGACTTTTCCTTCTCTGGGCCGCAGGCCGGGCGCCTGGCCAAGATGGTGTCGGCCGGGCAGATACAGATCGGTGCCATCCACACCTACCTGGAGCTCTTCAGCCGCTACTTCGTGGACCTGACCCCGCGCGTCTCGCTGGTGTGTGCGCAGGCGGCAGATGCCCATGGCAATCTGTTTACCGGTCCGAATACCGAAGACACGCCGGCCATCGTCGAGGCCACCGCTTTCAAGGGCGGCATCGTCATCGCCCAGGTCAACGAGATGCTGGACACGCTGCCGCGTGTGGACATTCCGGGCGACTGGGTGGACTTTGTCATCCTGGCACCCAATCCGAATGTGATCGAGCCGCTCTTCACCCGTGATCCGGCGCAGATCTCCGAGATCCAGGTGCTGATGGCCATGATGGCCATCAAGGGCCTGTATGCCGAATACGGTGTGCAGCGGCTCAACCACGGCATCGGCTTCGACACCGCCGCCATTGAGTTGCTGCTGCCCACCTATGCCGAATCGCTGGGCCTCAAGGGCAAGATCTGCAAGCATTGGGCGCTCAATCCACACCCCGCGCTGATTCCCGCAATCGAGGCGGGCTGGGTCGAGTCCATCCACTCCTTTGGCTCCGAGCTGGGCATGGAAGCCTATGTGCGCGCACGCTCTGACGTTTTCTTCACAGGCGCCGACGGCAGCCTGCGCAGCAACCGCGCCATGTGCCAGGCCGCCGGCCATTACGCCTGTGACATGTTCATTGGCTCCACCCTGCAGATCGACCTGAACGGCCACAGCTCCACCGCCACGGCCGGACGCATTGCCGGCTTTGGCGGCGCGCCCAACATGGGTGCCGACGCACGCGGACGCCGCCACGCATCCCCGGCTTGGCTCAAGGCGGGTGCCGAGGCGCGGCAAGGGCGCGGTGGCGTGCATGCCATGCCACGGGGGCAGAAGCTGGTGGTGCAGATGGTGGAGACCTTCCGCGAACACATGCAGCCCGCGTTTGTGGAGACGCTGGACGCCTGGAAGCTCGCCGAGCAGGCCCACATGGAGATACCACCGGTCATGATCTATGGCGACGACGTCACCCACATCCTGACCGAAGAAGGCATTGCCAACCTGCTGCTGTGCCGCAGCGACGAAGAGCGCGAGCAAGCCATACGTGGCGTGGCCGGCTTCACGCCGGTGGGGCTGGGGCGCGACGTGCGCATGGTGGAGAACCTGCGCGACCGTGGCGTGATTCGCCGTGCCGAGGACCTTGGCATTGACAAGCGCGATGCCAGCCGCAGCCTGCTGGCCGCGCGCAGCATGCGAGATCTGGTGCGCGCATCCGGCGGCTTGTACAGCCCGCCCAAGCGCTTTCGCAACTGGTAG
- a CDS encoding HprK-related kinase A: protein MLSETGLLIPCGPFCVRIRSRLPGLAKELRLLYRDFPVLGEDTFVDFEVQLRSPNLLRKFFRPQISLDCDGRIPFKPLPLTQAFPMLEWGLNWVISSHAHDHLAIHGAVVERNGQCLILAADPGSGKSTLCAALVHDGWRLLSDELTLVRLEDGLVQPIVRPISLKNQSIGVVRALGNEIVLGKVCHDTAKGSIAHVRPPLQSVLSMEQRALPTLLVFPRYRNGASLHSVPEGKAQALLEMTRHTFNFPVLAGAGFEALGRLIDQVRAYRIEYSSFDQVIPEIDRLWLNSP, encoded by the coding sequence GTGCTTTCCGAGACGGGCCTGCTGATTCCCTGCGGCCCGTTCTGCGTCCGTATCCGCTCCAGACTGCCTGGATTGGCCAAGGAGCTGCGGTTGCTCTACCGGGACTTCCCCGTCCTTGGCGAAGACACGTTCGTTGACTTTGAAGTGCAGCTTCGAAGCCCCAATCTGTTGCGAAAGTTCTTCAGACCGCAGATCAGTCTGGATTGCGACGGTAGGATCCCCTTCAAGCCTCTGCCGCTGACGCAAGCCTTCCCGATGCTCGAGTGGGGATTGAACTGGGTGATCTCTTCCCACGCGCACGATCATCTGGCCATTCACGGTGCAGTGGTAGAACGCAATGGTCAATGCCTCATCCTCGCCGCCGATCCGGGATCAGGCAAAAGTACCTTGTGTGCCGCACTGGTTCACGACGGCTGGAGACTTCTATCCGACGAACTGACACTGGTACGCCTGGAGGATGGTCTGGTTCAACCCATTGTGCGACCCATCAGCCTCAAGAACCAGTCCATTGGTGTCGTCCGAGCGCTGGGGAACGAGATTGTGCTGGGCAAGGTTTGCCACGATACGGCAAAGGGCTCCATCGCCCACGTGCGGCCGCCACTGCAGAGCGTTCTATCCATGGAGCAACGGGCTCTTCCGACATTGTTGGTATTCCCCCGCTATCGCAATGGTGCTTCATTGCATAGCGTGCCAGAAGGCAAGGCCCAGGCGCTGCTCGAGATGACGCGACACACCTTCAATTTCCCGGTGCTGGCGGGTGCAGGATTCGAAGCCCTTGGTCGCCTGATTGACCAGGTGAGGGCCTATCGCATCGAATATTCGTCTTTCGATCAGGTAATTCCTGAAATTGACCGCCTCTGGCTAAATTCACCATGA
- a CDS encoding GntR family transcriptional regulator, with translation MKISDQLREKIEEQIATGELQPGSSLDEATLVEQHGVSRTPVREALIQLAAEGLIEIRPRRGAVVTSIGPTRLMEMFEVMAELEAMCGRLAARRMSDAQRKALLEAHHACEEARDRDDSDAYFYCNEQFHSAIYAGSQNQFLIEQTSQLQRRLRPYRRLQLRVRSRLGASFKEHLSVVEAITAGDAEASEKALRSHVVVQGERFADLLASLNALSQTAQTA, from the coding sequence ATGAAAATTTCCGACCAACTGCGTGAAAAGATCGAGGAACAGATCGCCACCGGAGAGCTTCAACCCGGCAGCTCCCTGGACGAGGCGACGCTGGTGGAACAACATGGCGTATCCCGCACCCCCGTGCGGGAGGCACTGATTCAGCTGGCTGCCGAAGGCCTGATCGAGATCCGGCCGCGCCGGGGCGCTGTGGTCACCAGCATAGGCCCGACCCGCCTGATGGAAATGTTTGAAGTCATGGCCGAGCTGGAGGCCATGTGCGGGCGCCTGGCGGCGCGGCGCATGTCAGATGCACAGCGCAAAGCCCTGCTGGAAGCACACCACGCCTGCGAAGAGGCGCGCGACCGGGATGATTCCGACGCCTATTTCTATTGCAACGAGCAGTTCCACTCTGCCATTTATGCGGGGAGTCAGAACCAGTTCCTGATCGAGCAGACTTCGCAGCTACAGCGGCGCCTTCGGCCCTACCGTCGTCTGCAATTGCGTGTGCGCAGCCGCCTGGGTGCGTCCTTCAAGGAGCATTTGAGTGTCGTGGAAGCCATCACTGCCGGAGATGCCGAAGCCTCGGAGAAAGCGCTGCGCAGTCACGTGGTGGTCCAAGGCGAACGCTTTGCCGATCTGTTGGCTTCCCTGAACGCCCTGTCTCAGACCGCCCAAACCGCCTGA
- a CDS encoding biotin-independent malonate decarboxylase subunit beta, translating to MSTSLSFAELSARQRVAHLLDAGSFAEILGPAQRVVSPHLALLGVPYAFDDGVVIGSGMLQGQPVLIAAQEGEFMGGGVGEVHGAKLVGLFRRALQTRPAAVLVLAESGGVRLHEANAGLIAVSEVMRALLDVRAAGIPVVMLIGGANGCFGGMGLIARCADHVVMSDQARMSMSGPEVIESSHGVEEFDSRDRALVWRTTGGKHRFLMGDCDQLVEDDVQEFRAAAITLLGQSRALTLEGLLEEHRVLTQRLNTVGDCADAVDIWQRLGVAHPEQVADMEAEQLRALAASGANAHTTEAL from the coding sequence ATGAGCACGTCCCTGAGTTTTGCCGAGCTGAGCGCGCGCCAGCGTGTTGCCCATCTGCTGGATGCCGGCTCCTTTGCCGAAATCCTGGGCCCGGCCCAGCGGGTGGTGAGTCCGCACCTGGCGCTGCTGGGTGTGCCCTATGCGTTTGACGACGGCGTAGTGATTGGCAGCGGCATGCTGCAAGGCCAGCCGGTGCTGATCGCGGCACAAGAGGGCGAATTCATGGGCGGCGGCGTAGGTGAGGTGCATGGCGCCAAGCTGGTGGGCCTGTTTCGGCGCGCGCTGCAGACGCGTCCGGCTGCGGTGCTGGTGCTGGCCGAGTCCGGCGGCGTCCGGCTGCATGAGGCCAATGCCGGACTGATCGCGGTGTCGGAAGTCATGCGTGCCTTGCTGGATGTGCGCGCCGCTGGCATACCGGTGGTCATGCTGATCGGTGGCGCCAACGGCTGCTTTGGTGGCATGGGCCTGATCGCACGCTGTGCCGACCATGTGGTGATGAGTGACCAGGCCCGCATGTCCATGTCTGGCCCCGAGGTCATCGAGTCGTCGCACGGCGTGGAAGAGTTCGACTCTCGCGACCGGGCGCTGGTGTGGCGCACCACGGGCGGCAAGCACCGCTTCCTGATGGGCGACTGCGACCAGCTGGTGGAAGACGACGTGCAAGAGTTCCGCGCTGCGGCCATTACCCTGCTGGGGCAGAGCCGCGCACTCACGCTGGAAGGCCTTCTGGAAGAGCACCGCGTGTTGACCCAGCGCCTCAACACCGTGGGCGATTGCGCAGACGCTGTCGACATCTGGCAGCGGCTAGGCGTGGCCCATCCGGAACAGGTGGCCGACATGGAGGCGGAACAGCTCAGGGCATTGGCTGCGTCTGGAGCCAACGCCCACACAACGGAGGCCCTATGA
- a CDS encoding TRAP transporter small permease has product MSHGFELEPSLAPGTLQPRNAAVALLQRLVNGVNALVLRVSMLALVLTSGVLTYSVVTRYLLKSATDWQDEVAVFMLVGATFMTTAHVQSLRGHVGIEAVISMLPPQVNRIRAVLVDFVSAAFCTFFSWKSWTLFHEAWSEGQTTSSSFAPPLWIPYSFMSVGMSLLTLQLVLQTLVHLTGGEVAKGKK; this is encoded by the coding sequence GTGAGCCACGGCTTCGAACTGGAGCCGTCCCTGGCTCCAGGCACCCTGCAACCCAGGAACGCGGCGGTTGCCTTGTTGCAGCGTCTGGTCAATGGGGTCAACGCCTTGGTGTTGCGTGTCTCCATGTTGGCATTGGTATTGACTTCCGGTGTGCTGACCTATTCGGTGGTGACGCGCTACTTGCTCAAGAGCGCCACCGACTGGCAGGACGAAGTGGCCGTGTTCATGCTGGTAGGCGCCACCTTCATGACCACCGCCCATGTGCAGTCCCTGCGCGGGCATGTGGGCATCGAGGCAGTCATCAGCATGCTGCCACCACAGGTCAACCGGATTCGCGCCGTGCTGGTGGACTTTGTGTCCGCTGCGTTCTGCACCTTCTTCTCGTGGAAGTCGTGGACGCTGTTCCACGAAGCCTGGAGTGAAGGGCAGACCACTTCCAGCAGCTTTGCACCGCCCTTGTGGATTCCCTATTCCTTCATGTCCGTGGGCATGAGCTTGCTTACGCTGCAGCTGGTTCTGCAGACCCTGGTGCATCTGACTGGTGGCGAAGTCGCGAAAGGCAAGAAATGA
- the mdcC gene encoding malonate decarboxylase acyl carrier protein, which produces MEKLEYALQGDRSPSTFDAILVGVVGSGNLEVLMEPGKAPGHCTFCINTSAHGFAPIWEAVVQSFQARHHLRGVAVSINDMGATPAVVSLRLDQAAASLPIAQGNTP; this is translated from the coding sequence ATGGAAAAGCTGGAATACGCATTGCAGGGCGACCGCAGTCCTTCGACGTTCGACGCCATATTGGTGGGCGTCGTCGGGTCGGGCAATCTGGAAGTGCTGATGGAGCCGGGCAAAGCACCAGGTCATTGCACGTTTTGCATCAACACCTCGGCGCATGGGTTTGCGCCCATCTGGGAAGCGGTGGTGCAGAGTTTCCAGGCGCGCCACCACCTCCGCGGTGTGGCAGTCTCCATCAACGACATGGGCGCCACGCCCGCGGTGGTCAGCCTGCGGCTCGATCAGGCGGCGGCATCGCTGCCCATTGCACAAGGCAACACACCATGA
- a CDS encoding nucleotidyltransferase family protein, with product MKPRATTHLLVDTLRVPEIAFSYGVREWEALVWQSRSAELMAQLYVALDKADVLAAAPAAARRHLTIAKTIADKHTAAIESELIALREALEPLGMPVVLLKGAAYCGLQHHASLGRLFNDIDIMVPKHALAAAEERLLWAGWLPSHTSAYDQRYYRNWMHEIPPLEHKHRATVLDVHHTILPPTSGIKPDPKDLFEASIPLSGNLSFFRVLGRADMVIHSACHLFFGEFHKGLRDLHDLHLLLSDFGAEEQFWRDLVARANALNLALPLLDALTQCNRLYHTQVPARVFADLGRLGTSPYPTFLRNWLFEHALRPVHTSAFGWTTWLAHRAVFVRSHWLRMPLPLLLYHLTYKVFFTK from the coding sequence ATGAAGCCACGGGCCACAACGCATCTGCTGGTCGACACTTTGCGAGTCCCCGAAATCGCCTTTTCGTATGGCGTCCGGGAATGGGAGGCGCTCGTCTGGCAAAGTCGATCTGCTGAGCTCATGGCGCAGCTCTATGTGGCGCTGGACAAAGCGGATGTACTGGCTGCGGCGCCTGCAGCGGCGCGACGCCATCTGACCATTGCTAAAACCATTGCAGACAAACACACCGCTGCGATTGAAAGCGAGTTGATTGCACTGCGGGAGGCACTGGAGCCTCTGGGAATGCCCGTTGTCTTGCTCAAGGGTGCTGCCTACTGTGGACTGCAGCACCATGCCTCATTGGGGCGACTCTTCAATGACATCGACATCATGGTTCCCAAGCACGCGTTGGCGGCAGCCGAAGAGCGGCTCCTGTGGGCGGGCTGGCTGCCCTCGCACACCAGCGCTTACGACCAGCGTTATTACAGGAACTGGATGCACGAAATCCCGCCCCTGGAACACAAGCATCGCGCGACAGTGCTGGACGTGCACCACACCATATTGCCCCCCACTTCCGGAATCAAGCCCGACCCCAAAGATCTGTTTGAAGCATCCATACCTCTGTCGGGAAATTTGTCATTCTTCAGGGTATTGGGTCGGGCGGACATGGTCATTCACTCGGCATGCCACTTGTTCTTTGGCGAGTTCCACAAAGGCTTGCGCGATCTTCACGATCTGCACCTGTTGCTTTCTGATTTCGGAGCTGAAGAGCAGTTCTGGCGCGATCTCGTGGCTCGCGCGAACGCATTGAATCTGGCTTTGCCCTTGCTGGATGCGCTCACACAATGCAACCGGCTCTACCACACCCAGGTACCCGCGCGGGTGTTTGCAGATCTGGGGCGCCTGGGTACCAGCCCCTATCCGACCTTCCTGCGCAACTGGCTGTTCGAGCATGCCCTCAGGCCCGTGCACACCAGCGCGTTCGGGTGGACAACCTGGCTTGCACACCGCGCCGTGTTTGTACGCAGCCACTGGTTGCGCATGCCGCTACCTCTTTTGCTGTATCACCTGACGTACAAGGTATTTTTCACAAAATAG
- the dctP gene encoding TRAP transporter substrate-binding protein DctP — protein MQRRHLLQSIGGLTLGSLPFAYASSAWAQSATLKISHQFPGGTLKEGDFRDRLVRTFAAEVEKRTKGALKFEIYPGSSLMKTNAQFSSMRKGALDMALIPLSYAGGEIPEVNIGLMPGLVVSYEQAYGWKTKPVGQELDRLLQAKGIQLVSWIWQAGGVASRSKPIVDPEDAKGMKVRGGSREVDMILKEAGAAVVSLPSNEIYAAMQTGAMDAAMTSSTSFISFRLEEVAKALTTGRTGAYWFMFEPLMMSKQIFDGLPKDQRDAIMAVGADMEKFAMDAAKKDDVEVANVYQKAGAKVVDLSAASIKKWQAIARQTAWKDYAAKNEGCAKLLALAEQTL, from the coding sequence ATGCAGCGCAGACACCTACTTCAATCCATTGGCGGCCTGACACTGGGATCGCTTCCCTTTGCATATGCCAGTAGCGCGTGGGCCCAGAGCGCCACGCTCAAGATTTCCCACCAGTTTCCCGGCGGCACCCTCAAGGAGGGTGACTTCCGCGACCGTCTGGTGCGCACCTTTGCCGCCGAAGTGGAAAAGCGCACCAAGGGCGCATTGAAGTTCGAGATCTACCCCGGCTCTTCCCTGATGAAGACCAACGCGCAGTTCTCCTCCATGCGCAAGGGCGCGCTCGACATGGCATTGATTCCCTTGTCCTATGCCGGCGGAGAAATTCCCGAAGTCAACATCGGCTTGATGCCTGGCCTGGTGGTGTCCTACGAGCAGGCCTACGGCTGGAAGACCAAGCCCGTGGGACAGGAGCTGGATCGCCTGCTGCAGGCCAAGGGCATCCAGCTGGTGAGCTGGATTTGGCAGGCCGGCGGCGTAGCTTCGCGCAGCAAGCCCATTGTTGATCCGGAAGACGCCAAGGGCATGAAGGTCCGTGGCGGCTCGCGCGAGGTGGACATGATCCTGAAGGAAGCCGGCGCGGCCGTGGTCAGCCTGCCGTCCAATGAAATCTACGCGGCGATGCAGACCGGCGCGATGGATGCTGCCATGACTTCCAGCACCTCGTTCATCTCCTTCCGCCTGGAAGAGGTCGCCAAGGCCCTCACCACCGGGCGCACCGGCGCCTACTGGTTCATGTTCGAACCCCTGATGATGTCCAAGCAGATCTTCGACGGCCTGCCCAAGGACCAGCGCGACGCCATCATGGCCGTGGGCGCCGACATGGAAAAGTTCGCCATGGACGCAGCCAAGAAGGACGATGTCGAAGTTGCCAACGTCTACCAGAAGGCTGGAGCCAAGGTGGTGGACCTGTCGGCAGCGTCTATCAAGAAGTGGCAGGCCATTGCGCGCCAGACCGCTTGGAAGGACTACGCGGCCAAGAATGAAGGCTGCGCCAAATTGCTGGCCCTGGCGGAGCAGACCCTGTGA
- a CDS encoding DUF6502 family protein, producing the protein MHDQISWTTHAFIKVLKPLVRLGLRMGMKYKQIDLAVRTVLLEEAQLMLTSGIGRSNVSQLSIATGINRKDVTARLEAMASEPPAPPLPPSAMVLTAWMDLVSQDPSMRRLALTSSDETPSFDKLAAQGSRGNVHHRAMLDDLLRLGMATEDRGYVELKSDQFIPANDLQYMLNFLADHTGDHLQAAVHNVLADPPKLLEQAVYADGISQKECERIHQLARKRWAGLHQEMVKEMKLAVARSPEGDQRIKVGIYTWYEGPKSEAQAPQRDTQ; encoded by the coding sequence ATGCATGACCAGATCAGTTGGACCACACACGCCTTCATCAAGGTGCTGAAGCCGCTCGTGCGGCTGGGACTGCGCATGGGCATGAAATACAAGCAGATTGACCTGGCTGTACGTACAGTTTTGTTGGAGGAAGCGCAGCTGATGTTGACCTCCGGCATTGGCCGCTCCAACGTCAGTCAGTTGTCGATTGCCACCGGTATCAACCGCAAGGATGTGACCGCGCGCCTGGAGGCCATGGCCTCCGAGCCTCCGGCACCGCCTTTGCCTCCCTCCGCCATGGTGCTCACTGCCTGGATGGATCTGGTGTCGCAGGATCCCTCCATGAGACGCCTGGCGTTGACCAGTTCCGACGAAACGCCGTCCTTTGACAAACTGGCAGCGCAGGGCAGTCGTGGCAATGTGCACCACCGCGCCATGCTGGACGATTTGTTGCGCCTGGGCATGGCGACCGAAGATCGTGGGTACGTTGAGCTGAAGTCCGATCAGTTCATTCCCGCCAATGATCTGCAGTACATGCTCAATTTCCTGGCAGACCATACGGGAGACCATCTGCAAGCGGCTGTCCACAACGTGCTGGCAGATCCCCCGAAGCTGTTGGAACAGGCGGTGTATGCCGATGGCATTTCGCAGAAAGAATGCGAACGCATCCATCAATTGGCGCGTAAGCGCTGGGCCGGCCTGCATCAGGAGATGGTCAAGGAGATGAAGCTGGCCGTGGCGCGTTCCCCCGAAGGAGATCAGCGCATCAAGGTCGGCATTTACACTTGGTATGAGGGCCCTAAGTCAGAAGCTCAAGCACCGCAGAGGGATACCCAATGA